Within Eschrichtius robustus isolate mEscRob2 chromosome X, mEscRob2.pri, whole genome shotgun sequence, the genomic segment ATCACTACACTCTTCCAAGCATTTTTGAGGTTtagtggagtcagacagacccaaATTTGAAGGCACTTGCCTTCTACCAGCTtaaattttctcatctctaagtTGATGACACTGCGTGTTGGTAGGAAGATTTGATTTGTTTACTTTATGAAACACTCAGGTAATGCTTTCTATGTGCAACTcataaatattatctcatttaatcctagtaACAATCCAATGAGGTAAATTCTGTTATtacccccattgtacagatgaggttTCAAGAAGTTAATGAGCTCCCTGAAGGTCACACGGTCAGCAAATGGCATTGCTGAGAGTTGAATCCAGACTCTCTGACTTTGGTATCCACGCTCTTAGCCACTACACTATGCTGCCTCCCACAGCGCCCACTAAATTATGGACATCCAGTGAATGGTGACCCTCgccttctttgtttttaaatttttcactgCAACCCCGCACAGTAGGTATTatctccagtttacagatgaggaaactggaggtTGGAAAAGTTTGATAACTTGCTCAAGAATGCACTGCTAATAAATAAAGGAttggggatttgaacccaggaacgACTCGTTCCTGGGTCAGTGTCATTTCCCTGTACTGCACAGTACAGAAACCACTGAAGTGCACATGAGCCTAGACCACTTATGGGGGATTCTTGTTTAGGGATGGTCTTTCCTCAGCCATAGCAGAAAAGAATGTGGTGAAAAGAGGGGCTTCTGCCTAGTTCCCATGAGGGGCCCGTGTCTTTTTATAACTATGAAACAGACTCAGTGGCAAGTGGCAGCAGAGCCTCGAGATCTCATCAAGCTCCAGGAAAGGAACCATGACTCTTAGCTATCAACTTTCCCTCTGAGGGAGGCCCTACATGGGGGCAATCCCTTCCCTATTGTACCCtgcctcctctttccttttctccccctcccttctcctccccttcccttccctttctcttcttccttctcctcctcctcctcctcatcatcatcTTTGGCCTCTCAGGAAGCCAGTCATAATCATTATCATTTTCTTCCTCATAGCTATCATTTACTGAATGCTTCTCAAGTGCTGTTctaggcactttacatatattattagctcatttaatcttcacaacaatgcCATGAGGAGAGGACTACTACTATTCCTACCTCACATATGAGATATTGGAGCCTCAGAGGGGTTAAGTACCTAACCTAAGGGAACCTGGCCCTGAGTTAACAGCCTTCCCAGAGTTCACCTTGGGAGATGTTGATCATCGCAAAGATGCTGATAATCGCTATGGGAAAGCTGGGGGCATAATAGTAACAGGGAACTGGACTTTAAGAGCAGAATTGCTAAAATTGCCTGGCCTTCCCCTGTGGAGTGAGCACCTATCCTCAGTGTAAAAGCGACCCATCTGGCACAAAGCATGTATACAATTCATCCCCACTGTGTCAAACGTGTAAAGAGAGCCCCAAACCGGGTTATTCCCAGATTGgaagacctgggttctagttGTGGCTTTGCTCTTAACCTGctaaatgaccttgggcaagtcagttcccctctctgggtctcatttataaaatgtagtaCTACATGCTCTACTAACAGTACAAGGCTATTaatgtgagcattaaatgagaatGTTGAAGAAGGTGCTTTACAGCATCTTACCAATATAACAAATAACTTCCCttactctcctcctcctcctccttcatctctctctccttcacctgCCTCGTCTTTGTCTTTTACTCTATTttgttccttctcttcctttctttagtcTCCTCTAACCAGGTCTCAGACTTATCTGAAGAACTGCTCTTAGGCAgaagaaacacaggctttaaaggCAGACAGACCTAGCTTTGCCTCCTGGCTTTGCCCCTTCCTAGTTATTTGTTGGGCAACTATTTtaccctttctgagcctcagttttatcatctgtgaaAATGGGCACGCATAATGCCTTCCTTGTAAGGTTGTTGTTGGATGATGTGGTAGGTTGTCTGCAAATACGACCAACAATTGCCCCCATCTCTGGCATACACGcagctcctcccatcaagaggcGGAGTCTCTTTTCCCCACTCCTTAAATCTGGGCTGgctctgtgacttgctttgaccaatagagtACAGCAGCAGTTTTGCTGTATGACTTCTGGTCTTATGCCACAAAAGGCCTTGCAGCTTTTGTTTTCACCCTCTGGGAAGACTGCTGCCACATCAAAAAAATGTCTCACTACTCTACTTGGAGAGAGAGGCCCAATGGAGAAAGAAAGGCCCTGGAGAGTAAAATACTACAAAGGGAGGTGGGAGGCCCAGCCAGCCCACAGCTGTTTCAGCCACCACAGCTGAGGTATCAGATATGAGAGAGCACACACCTGGGGTCCTTCAGCCCCAGCCAAGCTGTCTGAGGCAACACCACATGGAATAGAAATAAGCCATTCACAGCAAGTCCTGCTCAAATTGCAGAATCACGAGCAAATAAATGgtggctgttttaagccactaagtttttggGTGGTTTGTTTCACAACAGATAGCTGaaccagaaaaattaaatgagatagtagcACCCCACCCAGTGGCTGGCAGGTATAGGTGCTCAACATTTGATTGTTCCCTTCCCATTCAGAGGTGTTCCCTGGGAAACAGCTGACCTGGCTAGTTGTGCTGCAACTGAATTGACAGATCTGATCTCCAGTGTGCCAAAGATGCAGAGCAATGACCACTTCTCCTATACTTTACAGGGACCTGCTGAGAGCTATACAGGTTAAGGTGTACTCCAAGTTACACAGCTGAGTGTCCTCCCTTTGCCCAGAGTGAGTCTAGGCCACCTTAAAAGCAGGCTTGTAGCTGAGCAAAATCTGGGGTGGTAGAGTAATGTCAGCTAAGACAAATAGTGTTTCTTTTGACCGCTCATCCAATCTACCTGGTGCCAGAGGCACAAGGAGTAGAAGTACTTACTATATGCCTggcattgagtgcttactatatgcctgGCATTGCTCACAACAGTGCCagaagtaggtactgttattttccccatttttccagatgaggacactgaagcacagagaagtttctGTCAACTGTTGGGTTTCTGGAAAGCACTGGGACAGTTTAATGTACAGGATATTAATTAGGGAGCCCTTGGGATCAACACTtgcagaagaaaagggaagagaaggaggcaggATTGGACAGAGGGAGCTATTGAACTGCAACTCAGTCTTAATGGAAACCACAGTACACCCACCCATGGGGAGCTCTGAAGCTGGTATGACCCTTCGGAGTTGTTCCCAATTGTATCCTCATAGGGGAACAGACCTTTACATTCCTGCATCAGTCACTGAATTCCTAGTCCCTGATTTCTAGTTCAGAGTTATTTCACCTACTCCTGTGATCAAGCCATCCCAAAAGGGAGACAAGCTTAAAAAAGTGATCATGgagaaaaagtaggaaaaaaaaaaaaaggactctggAACCAGACAAATCTGTGTTCAAATCCTGAAACTTCTCTTACTAGCTGTCTGTTTAACTCTgtacaagttatttaacttctctgagcttcagtttacaTTTTcggaaaatggcaataagaatacTTAGCTTGAAAAGTTGTTTTGAAAATCAAATACAATCATCTATATAAAGCATCTTACATAGAGACTTGACACAGAGTAGGCACTGAATACAtggaaattattataaaaatagggTAAATTATTATGCGGCGGTGTGCCTGGTTTTCTCACTTGTAGGGTGGAGTGAATAAGAGTAAAGAAGAGCTACCCAGAAGGGGAAAGGGCATTACATCTTTTCTGTTACCTGGTACTTGTAGGCACTGAGTCAGCATTTACTCCAatgaacaaatgtttatttaaaaggaTTTGTACAGACATAACGCTCTTACTTTCAAAGAGCAGAGGAACCTTTTATATattatgaacacacacacactgtggcaACTTAAAACTACAgctaagaaaggaaggaaaaatatccccccctccccagccaggaGCTAACACTTTTTCAGTCAGTCAGCCCCCATCCCTGTCCCTTAAGTTTGAGAGCGACTTGACTAGAGATGTGCCTTTGGAGGAGGGAAGAGCTGTAGGGCTTGGGGAGCCTGGTGCCTTTTCTTTTGAGAGGGAAATCCACCTGCACAATCCACAGGAAAAGGGGTGGCCAAAAGCTGACCTGAGCTGAGGCTGCCTTAGAGAAGAGAGACTGGAGTAGAAGTCCCACCTACCTGCATGTGTAAAGTGACTGGCATTCACTTGAATCTCAACCCACTACTCTGACCTCTAAGATATACCATTTGAGTAAGTGCCAGAGTAATGGTTTTGAACAAAAGGCAACACAAATGTCAGCCTGGGGCCTCTACAGCCTAAGGCAGCCCCGATAGCAGAGCCCTCAGACCAATGACTTAGGCATCGAGTTAGGCAGGACTTGTGGAGTGGGTCTGGCTCCTTGATTTCACTGTGGGGAACATCTGCTACTGATTTTCAAAAGCTAGGTTTTATTATGGGAGAAAAGCCCACAGATTTTAGGATCCCCAGACACATAGCCTGGTACCTGAGAACTTTAGTATATCTGGGATACTGCCAGGTGGTGGGGTGGTGAGCTCAATAATAACAGCCAGGCCTCCCAAATGAATATGAAAAGGAGAGCTTGTCCAAGCTACCTCCGGGCCTTGAGGAAGAGatgaggttgggggtgggggagataaaTGCACCAAGCCTATTGAAAAGTCCAACAAGAAGACTGTTGTCCCTTCAGAGCCTAAGGCAAAAGTACAGGGAGGGGGCACACTGGAGCCTTCACCTGAAACAAGATATGGGCCTCCCCAGGCCCTCAGGCCTTAGGCCCCAGGCCTCAGGCACAAGAGACAGAGAATCACATCTGGGACTTCTGCCCTTCCCTTAGCTCCAAACAAGGGCAAGGGTTGAAATGTGGGTGAGAGAGAAGGGATCTTCAGACACAACTGTCATTAGCACCTGAACCACATCTCTTCCTAAACCAGAAACTCcaagagcaaaaagaaataagagcaaaGTGAGAGAGGGGTTGTGCTTCCATCACATTAAATAGGAGACTTTGTAGAGGTGGGGAAGGGTTGTTTCACATGGAGACATCAATCACTCTGGCCAAGGGGAGGGGTTATGAGCAGCAGAGCTCTAAGTGTTCTCCCTCTTTTCATTCATCCTGCTTCCGTTTTGGCTTTTTGGGGTTCCTGGACCGACTCTTGGCTTTGCACAGAGGGCATATAGGTGCATTCCGGTGAATTTGTTGATGACATGACAAGCAGGCCTGGTGGGGGGCACAAGACAAAGCAAGTTAGTGGTCAGATTCTTCTAGGCCCTGGTTCATCTTTCCCAGGGGCCCCCACAAGCAATTGCGATTTCCCAACAGAAAGAAGCAAGACCCAAGTAGCGAGTCCCAAGTAGCGAGATCTGTGCTGGATGTAAGGGATGCAAAGGATATAAGGGAGTGAGAGTCAAAGAGGGGTATTGAGGAAAAATATCCAAAATTTGGCAATAAGGCAAAATGTGAATTGCATATTCATTAAGCATTATACTGGAGCATGGTCTAACAGGCTCACTGAAGGATTATTTAATTCTCTAGGACAGGTATCAATAAACTTCTCCTGTAAAGGCCAAGATCGTAAACATTTTGGACTTTCTTTTCAGGTCATATGATTTTAGTTGCAACTACTCATCTCTAACTGCTTACATAAAAGAAgctatagacaatacataaacaagcAGGCATGTGTGTgggccaataaaactttatttacaaaaacgggGAGCAGGTCACACTTGGCCTATGGGTTCTGGTTTGCTGACCCTTGCTCTAGGAGAATGTCTCTTTGTTTGACTGTTTactacttatttaaaaaattgaagtatagttgatttaaaatgttgtggtagcttctggtatacagcaaaacggtatagatgatagatagatagataggtagatagatagatattcttttctgttatggtttattacaggatattgaatatagttccttgtgctatacagtaggaccttgttgtttatctattttatacacagtagtctgtatctgctaatcccaaaagcCTAATTTACCCCtgtcccaccccctttcccctttggtaaccataagtttgttttctatgtctgtgagtctgtttctgttttgtaaataagttcatttttatcatattttatatttcacatataaatgatatcatatggtatttgtctttctcggtctgacttacttcacttagtatgataatctctaggtccatccatgttgctgcaaatggcattatttcattcttttttatggctgagtagtattccattgtatatatgtaccacatcatctttatccgttcatctgtcgatggacatttaggttgcttccatgtcttggctattgtaaatagtactgctatgaacattggggtgcatgtatctttttgaattagagttttccctggatatatgcctaggagtgggattgcaggatcatatggtaactcaaattttagtcttttaaggaacttccatactgttctccatagtggctgcaccaatttacgttcccgccaacagtgtaggagggttcccttttctccacaccctctccagcatttgttatttgtagaatttttaatgatggccattctgaccggtgtgaggtgatacatcattgtagttttgatttgcatttctccaacaattagtgatgctgagcatctgttcatgtgcctattggccatctgtatgtcttctttggagaaatgtctattgaggtcctctgcccattcttTGATGGGATTGTTGGTTTTtgtgttattgagttgtatgagctgtgtttatattttgggaattaagtccttgttggtcgcatcatttgcaaatatttcctcccattccgtaggttggcttttcatttttgtttatggtttcctttgctgtgcaaaagcttataagtttgaataggtcccatttgtttacttttgcttttatttctattgccttgggagactgacccaagaaaacactggtacaatttatgtcagagaatgttttgcctgtgttctcttctaggagttgtatggtatcatgtcttacatttaagtctttaagccgtTTTGAGCTTACTTTTgagtatggtgtgagggagtgttctaacttcattgatttacatgcagctgtccagctttcccaataccacttgctgaagagactgtcttgtctccactgtatattcttgcctcctttgtcgaagattaattgaacgtaggtgagtgggtttatttctgggctctctattctgttccactgactataaatatttttccattaaataGTATACTATTTGACTATTTACTATTGATCAGGGCCCAGATGCTGTGACTTAATGTTGATAAGGCACAAATGGTTTTTGCCCAGTAGAGATGCAAATTATTTTTGTTCCAAAGAAAAGGTAATCACAaagattacagttttattttcctgTAGGACATTAACCAGTTCTGGATTTAACATTGCAAACTTATTTCGGCATTCCTTTCCTTCCCTGACCTGACTATATAATTATCTGTTCCTCTAATGCTTCTGGAACCAGCTTTGTAATGCTGCTGGCTCCCTCGTTAATGACACACGTTCACTATATATTTGTCCGAGTCACGTTTCTAACTTTCTGAAAATTATACTTTAGCAGAGCCTGCCAATCTCCCTGCATTCTAACCCCTCTGGGAATATGAGGCAACAAGACCAGTGGCTCTACtacagcacacatacacaccaccccTTCCTCTGTGCCCCAAGCGAAGGCTGTTTTAGGAAGACCCCAAATAAGTAAGGCCAAAGACCCAGACCCAACCTTCCATGGGGCTGCTTGAGGATACCTTGCTTCCTCCACAGTCCATACCCAGCTCACTCACCTTCATAGGTGGGGGCTGCTGCCTGAAGGTGGCTGTCTGCCGAGTGTCCTGCTTCCTAGCCACTTGGAGTTGTTGGGCGGCAGCGGCTGCGGCggccaaggattcagggatcgGGGGCTCCTGAGGCTCCGTCTGCCACTCTGCTTTCTGCTTCTCAAAGTAACTTTGGAGATGAGAGACATTAGCTGGATCATTCTGAAAGCAAGGAGAACCTTGCCCCTCTTAAGGACTCCATGCTACAGAACGAAGGGGGttgggctgtggctcactgtaggAAGTtcctgcaccctctccagcacaaGGCTCTTCTCCCTGGGTGCCAGGCCCACTGTGTGTTGGGAAGGGTACTCCTCCTGCTCCTTGGCTCTGACAggcccagaaaaataaaaaaaatcccaagGCTAGCCAAGTCCTCAAAGGGCATTTGTCTACCCTCCATCCCATGATCCTTTGCAGTATTCCTATTAAGTGTCCTCAGGCCTCTGCTGGCATACCTCTAGGAATAAGAAGCTCACCACTTCCACAGGCAGCCTGCTCTACCTTAAGGAAGtatgttcccttctattccttctACTGAACTGAGCTCTGTGTCTCTGTAAAGTAAGCCTAGTTCCTAACTCTGGGTCTTGAGATAAAGTTCCAGGCTAGCCCCTGGAGGCCATGAAAGTTCACCCTTCTGTGTTTTCAAGGTTTCTGGACACCCCTTCTAGACCTTGACTTGGGAAGTGACCTCTTAAGAGTCACagatgcatacacacacaacGAGTCATAGACATAGTCTTGTATTGTCAAAATTGCACAAAGAACTTTAAAAGCCATCTAGTAATTCTAGTCTAATCATCTAACAGCCCAACACagagacttacccaaggtcatgcAATGAGTCAGCCACTGACAGGCCTGGGGCTAGGACTGGGTACCCTGACTTTCAGACCAggctttatgtgtgtatatatgtgtgtgtgtgtgtgtgtgtgtgtgtgtgtgtgtgtgtgtgtgtgtgtgtgtggtgtatgttgCAGGGACAGGAGGCAGGCAGCTTACTCCAAGGAGAGCTTCTCCTCCTCTTCACATAAGTCAGGGAGCCTCTGCAGGCCCAGAGTCATGCGCAGGGCATCCACATGTTCCTTCAGCGGCTTATACTCATCATGTAGCCGCCGGGTAGACTCTAGCAGCTTGTTTAGGTCATTCTCAGACTGTTTGATGGTGTTTTCCATCTGGAACACAGAGTGAGGTAAGCACAGAGAAAAGACTCCAAGATTCTCAGCGAGGCTGTACAGCTGAGTGGATaatagcacaggctccagagccaaACCAATCTATGATCAAGTCCTCAATCCACTATGTATTCTATGTGACTCTTGtcaagcctcagttttttcatctgtataatggTGATAACAATCATACCTACCTCATATAATCTTGGTGAAGATTCAACGATTGAATTCATATAAGCGCTCAGTACAGGGGCTAACACAGAGTAAAGGCTCAATTAGTGGTAGTTATTATTCAAATATAGCATCTTAGAGCTGGAATGGCCCTTAGAGCTCATGTAGTGCACCCCaccaccattttacagatcagagaattgagactcagagagaagAAGTAACTTCCTCAGAGAAATGCTTCCTAGGAGCAAAGTCTACATAAAGACTCAGGGCTTCTGCCTCCCAGGCCAGTGGCTTTTCTcctagatcagtggttcccaaaaTGCAGTTACCAgatcagcagcatcagcatcaactGGGAACTCATTAGAAATGTAGATTCTCAGGTACCACCCCAGATATAAgcaatcagaaattctggggtgAAGTCCAACAACCTGTGTTTTAACAGGCCCTCTAGGTGACTCATGAGGCATGTTCAAGTTGGAGATCCACTGGCCCAGATTTTCAGCCCCTCTGTGACTAATaccttgtttatttctctatcctTAGTTAGCTGGCAGCAGAACTGCCAACGCCTCATGAGACCCTGATATCCTGTGATCTTGTGACACAGAAAATCCCAGGTAACTACTGTCCAAATTGCATTCATATTTCCTTTAAGACCCTAGGCCTGGCAATATCAGGAAGTATATATTGCCACAGAAATGAGTTTCCCAAGAATAGAAACTTAGCTCCTTCAaacgtgattaaaaaaaaaaaaatctcattatcaTAGGCTCTAAGGGTTGGAAAGGGCCTTACAGGTCAGCACCTCCAACCTCCCTCCTGGTGAAGGAATCACCAATACTGTAGCCCAGACAGGTGACCATTCAGACTCTGCTTTAATAACTCTAAAAAGTGGGGGACTTATCACCATAGCAGGCAGTTCATTCCCCACATTCCAAGGGTCTCCAAAAGAGAGACTGTAATGAGGGAGCCCCAGTTTGGTAGGCTGGCAGAGATGGTTTGTTTGGCTTAGTTGGAAGCTTTGGAGCCCTAAATTTAAGTTAGATCCCCAAGGCATCTGCCTGCTCTGCTTTTCCCCAAGGCTAGCTCTCAACTCCTAGACTCCCAGAATGAGAGCACATCAGTGCTGAATGAGACCTCAGAGGTGACTGAATCCCTCTCATggtacagagaaggaaaatgaggccCCGAGAGAAGAAGGAACTTGTCCAGTGATATACAGTCGATCAGTGACAGAGCCAGGGCTGGGTCTCAGAACTCCTGGATTCTTCCATTTCACCATAGCCTGATGCCTACTCCCCCAAGTTGGCCACAGCCACATCTCAAGGAGAGTCCACAGCACTCACTACTGCCTATTCCTCCTCAAAGGGCCCAGAAATAGGCTTCAGGCAGCCATCCACATACCACATTGATATCAGCGTGGATCAGTCGGAGTTCCTCCACATGGGCCATCTTCTCCTGTAGCAGGAGGTCCATCTCCTGCTTGTATTCCTTCAGGTGCCTCTCCTCTGATTCAAGGGCCTCAAACTCAGCCTTCAAACGGGTCTTGATCTTTTCCATCTGCAGGGTCTTGTTCCTGCCATTCcccaaaatgaggaaacagaccagCAGGAGAAGGCAGGAAAAGGGAAATGGAGTACAGAGTTAGAGAAATGGAGTACAGAGTTAGGCCCTGAGCCAGGGCTATCTTGTTAAGCCATCTTTCTAAGCTTCCCTCTCTTCAGGCAGAGGCAGCCTGAAGCCATCCCCACAAAGACAGGAGATTCTTTCTTCTAAGATAAAAGCTCAGTGGGTCTCGAATGGGGATGATTTTGTTCCTTGATGGAGCATTTGCAAACGTGGGGCAGGTTTTAGCTGTTAGATTGATTCAAGGGACAGCACTACTGGCATTTAGTGGATATGGGCCAGAAATGCTAAACAGCCTCTCAATGCACAGGAAAGTCCCACATCACAAATAACTCCCACCCAAGATGCCAACCATGACCTCTTGAGAAACTCTAGAGCAGCACTATCCaataaattttctacaatgacggaaattttctgtatctatgctttctaatacagtagccactaggcACATGAAGCTACTGAGCATTCAAAATATGGCTAGTGCAACCGAGgaactgaattttgaattttatttaattttaatcaattgattaaaattaagtttaaacaGCCACATGGGGATAATGGCTCTCATATTGGACCGCACAGCTCTATAGGGTCCCCTCATCAGTTCCAGAAGAGGTAGGAGACGGGAAGAACtgcagctcatttcttttcctagaaaaaataaaacctatttcTGGCTGTTAAATCCCAATTGCATACCCTCTGGCTCAGTAATCCCACACCTAGCAatttattctaaagaaataaGTCAGGGAAGCAAAAAGTTAATACACAGGGATATGCTTTCTGGTCTATGGGCAAAATTGGAATATTTGGCAGCCACTAAAAGGAATCATTATGAAGACTTGTGACATGGAAAATGTTGAAGATACTCCATGAAAAGGTATATACACTAGGATTGCAATTTCAAAATACACATGCATGTGACTAAACAAAAGGAATTGGCAAGAGTACAGTTTCAAGGATCTTTGAGACCACTGAAGCCTGCCTAAGTGAAAGAGCCACAAAACTTTGGAAGGAAGCCCCTCTAGGGCACACTGTTGCCCTCCCACTCACTCTCTACTCTCTGGTTCTCAGGTTCTGTCTAGCCATCATCCGTTACTCAGATTAGGCATCTCCTTTATTCTGCCTCAGTAGCTGGCTTTCTCCTCTGCCCCAGCCCATCCCATGGTTACTCTTGCTCCAcaccct encodes:
- the ZC4H2 gene encoding zinc finger C4H2 domain-containing protein isoform X3, translating into MADEQEIMCKLESIKEIRNKTLQMEKIKTRLKAEFEALESEERHLKEYKQEMDLLLQEKMAHVEELRLIHADINVMENTIKQSENDLNKLLESTRRLHDEYKPLKEHVDALRMTLGLQRLPDLCEEEEKLSLEPACHVINKFTGMHLYALCAKPRVGPGTPKSQNGSRMNEKRENT
- the ZC4H2 gene encoding zinc finger C4H2 domain-containing protein isoform X1 — its product is MSRSIKAAVMQLILLRSTKHCTVLLYFPRNKTLQMEKIKTRLKAEFEALESEERHLKEYKQEMDLLLQEKMAHVEELRLIHADINVMENTIKQSENDLNKLLESTRRLHDEYKPLKEHVDALRMTLGLQRLPDLCEEEEKLSLDYFEKQKAEWQTEPQEPPIPESLAAAAAAAQQLQVARKQDTRQTATFRQQPPPMKACLSCHQQIHRNAPICPLCKAKSRSRNPKKPKRKQDE
- the ZC4H2 gene encoding zinc finger C4H2 domain-containing protein isoform X2, with amino-acid sequence MADEQEIMCKLESIKEIRNKTLQMEKIKTRLKAEFEALESEERHLKEYKQEMDLLLQEKMAHVEELRLIHADINVMENTIKQSENDLNKLLESTRRLHDEYKPLKEHVDALRMTLGLQRLPDLCEEEEKLSLDYFEKQKAEWQTEPQEPPIPESLAAAAAAAQQLQVARKQDTRQTATFRQQPPPMKACLSCHQQIHRNAPICPLCKAKSRSRNPKKPKRKQDE